One window of the Trypanosoma brucei gambiense DAL972 chromosome 3, complete sequence genome contains the following:
- a CDS encoding cofilin/actin depolymerizing factor, putative codes for MAMSGVSVADECVTALNDLRHKKSRYVIMHIVDQKSIAVKTIGERGANFDQFIEAIDKNVPCYAAFDFEYTTNDGPRDKLILISWNPDSGAPRTKMLYSSSRDALVPLTQGFQGIQANDASGLDFEEISRKVKSNR; via the coding sequence ATGGCCATGTCTGGTGTTTCTGTTGCGGACGAGTGCGTCACGGCGCTCAATGATCTCCGCCACAAGAAGTCCCGCTACGTGATTATGCACATCGTTGATCAAAAGTCCATTGCCGTGAAAACTATTGGCGAGCGAGGCGCCAACTTTGATCAGTTCATTGAGGCCATTGACAAAAATGTGCCATGTTACGCTGCTTTTGACTTTGAGTATACCACCAATGACGGCCCTCGTGACAAATTAATTCTCATCAGTTGGAATCCCGATTCCGGAGCCCCACGCACGAAGATGTTgtacagcagcagccgcgaCGCTCTCGTGCCCCTCACGCAGGGTTTCCAGGGAATTCAGGCAAATGATGCATCGGGACTTGACTTTGAGGAAATCTCCCGCAAAGTGAAGTCGAACcggtaa